GTTACGCGCACGACTGAACGATAAAACTGAACATTTGGTaacgttaaaatataatttattttgcaaactcCACTCCTCGATTCTAGTTATATCCTGCTGAAGAATGTCATGATCCTCTCTCTGGTTTATATTCATAACTAATTTTAGGTCATCAGCAAATAACAATGGTGTTGAATTATCAACTACATTTGGTAATCAAAAGTAAATTACTTACAACTACcctcaatttaaattaaatgagatgccacaacaaatattttcgaatcaaaatatttttgttttcaggttGATGTCTTCATCTACATTCTAGAACATGATGGAGCATGTTTATCAGCAGCCATCAACGCAGCAGGCTTAGCTCTAGCAGATGCCGCAGTACCCATGTATGATATTATTACAGCATGTTCCGTAGCCATTGTTGGCGACAGGCTCTTTGTAGACCCCACCGAGGCCGAAGAACACGTAGCAACAATCAGCCCAGAGACAAATTCTAATCATGGAGTTATAACAATGTCAATGTTGTCAGAGTTAAAACAGATATCAGACTTTGCACTAGTAGGGTCTTTGGATACAGAATGTGTGAACACAGCAATGGATATTTTAGAGAAAGAATGTGAATCACTTGTACCGCAGATGCAAAAAGTTCTTGTTACGAATATTGTGAAGAGTTTTGAACAAAGGCAGAGGTTAGAAGAGGAGGCAAATGAGAGGGAACAGGCTTTAAACATCAAGATGGAGGAAtggagaaaattattaaatgctgGATgagaattaattttgtgttgttattttcctttttttaatataacctcACCAATATTTGATCCTTATAcaaaaatttattgaattttacgTCTAAAAAACTAATGTAATCAAAGCAATCTTTGCTAATGGTAGAACTTATGCCAGTACTGTTGGGCTAAGGCCTCCTGATCTTTCATTGGCTAAAGATGTTGATAGCCCTTTTAAGGACGAACATTAGTTGATGACTCAAATGTTTGTGCTATGCAAGGTATGGAGACTTCAACCACTCTTACTGGGCAGAAAATTTTACCTTCTGGTCTATTATTAGTTCCACGACTTTAATTTGGATTGATTGCAAAGTTACTTTTACAACACCAGTGTGAATGCTACACAAGAGTTTTAGTGTCTACAATGAAGAGTATCCATTAACATTTGAGTGTCACCATTGCCCATATTTGTCTACATGTTCTATTATGGACCAATCCACAACATGCTGGAAGgcattttccttaaaataattGACTTACAACAAAAAAAGCTATTTGGGTTTGACATAAACTCACAAATCCTTacatataactttattaatacCACTTTAATTAAAAGGACCTATAAACTACAGTGTTTAATCTTCAGGCTTTTCTGGTGGAGGACCGCAAGGTTGTAGCATCCTTTCCATCAGATTGAACTTAACTCGGGCCTTCGACTCATTCTCGACAATGGCAAAATAGCTTAATAAATCTGGGTGGCCCATGTAACTGCAGCAAGAATCCCTGTGTTGGTTCGTCAGCCATTCGTATTTAGTTGTGTCCGCGTGTCCTGTACCGATGTATTTGCTTTGAAGATGCTCCAATTGACTGTGAATGTTGTAACGTTCACCCATTTTGCTGGAAGTTATATTTGAGGTTACATTTTGCAATACACACAAGTTTTTGAAAAAGCAGGACTATATTCAACCTAAATTTGTAATAAGGTGATTCAAGTGTATTTACTTACctgattattaattttaaaagccttAACTACAAATAACCGCTGTTTACATAAATCTACAAACAACGGCAACAACGCTAACGCTATACACTGACAACTCAATCATTAATGTCAATTGAAAATGACATATTGACATTAGTTATGGCTTGACAACCATTCTTCCAGAAATGGCCTCTTGAATATTGGCTTACTAAAATGGGAAGTGCCCttgtaatatttaacaaaaatgagaatttatattttgatataaattaaaatttacaaatgtgATCTAtaacctccgtggtcgagtggcgtacgcaccggtttcaaggtgtcgctagctctaaggtcccgggttcgatccccggtcgagtcaatgtaaaaattcacatttctacattgtctcgggtctgggtgtttgtggtaccttagttgtatctgaattccataacacaagtgctttagcaacttactttgggttcagaacaatgtatgtgatgttgtccgcatatatttattatatttatatttataactttgtttcaACAAAGAAGATATGGttagttgtaattttaaacattaatttcaaaataagttttttttattagtctaataaaatgaataaaataatgtggTTTCGTAATGATGATTATTGAAATGCGTAGACAGGTTCTCTGTCTACGTTGAAATGGTTTAGTTAGTTGTCTTAGCAACCGTGTTGTTATGAATCACATTTGCGAGCTTGGTTTGACAGGCGccatatttaaattagtttgatCGATTATCTGGTTTTGGAAAGGGGTTTTACTTTATCGAGATATATTGATACCTCTCAAAACATGAATAACTTACCTAAATTAAGTGATTTAAAATTGAGTGAAGAAAAAATGCGCAAACAAGCGAAAAAAATACTGCGCCAGAAAAATTTAGAAATCTTGAAAAGACCAACGCATTTGTTTATGCATGAAAAGAGCCTATCAAAGatagtaagtaaaataaaaatacgttttctgTCATTATAAAACTGAGCCTCTAATTGCATGGAATgaaccattttattatttcgttataACGTGACCCCGGCACTAAGGTACTTTTCCAAGTTTCGTGGGGTTCACAATCATTAAAATCAAATGCTCAAACAACTTCTCGACACATCAATCAATGCTGACCCCTAGTGGGAATCAAACCTGCAACACATTACGCATAGTGCGTGGTGACCTTAGAACTTAGGACCCGGTTATCCGAGCAGTTCAAGTTTCAAGTTCACCTTACGTTTTACAAGCATGAGTACtccttatttaaatataattatcatactTGTTCTACATATACACGTTATTATTTTCAGCCAGTTCCTAAGAACCCTGGTCACATCCTCTACGCCTATTATCACAACAATCTGTTGACGAAAATCGAAAATCTCGAACATTTGTATAATGTCACCCATTTACACTTACAATggaacaaaataacaaaaatggaGGGTTTTGACTCTTTGCATTGCCTCAAAAAACTGTACTTAGGCAACAATAAAATCAGTGTGGTAGAAAACTTGGAAGGTCTAAAGTATTTGGAAGAGTTgcatattgaaaaacaaaacgttgACTGTCCTGATGCGTTGTGTTTCGATCCACGAACCCTCATATACATTGGTGTGAGTATATTCGGCGTATTATTTGCTATCTATGAGCAGTCTAGTCCCAAAAACCTTGTAACGATAACGGCTAGTGTGACTGCCAAGTTCACCAAACTCTCGAGTCGCCAGACTGACCTGAGGGTCTGACTACatgtcttaaagaaatattataatgtttgtggaagcgtgacaaagCGATATAcgacgtagagcggcatccctcttTTGCACCCGCTTTAAGCTGTGGCGGTAGACTCCCTGATGCCCAATGAGCACCATACAGGAggattttaaagaattataatagattattaaatgatgtaactgtttactcacgcgtatttatcggggtagcccgactagtttcggacccaacttcgactcgcgatcccgccgcgtctgctcatgattaaggactccggttgggtccgaaactagtcgggctaccccgataaatacgcgtgagtaaaccgttacatcatttaataatgaatcattctcacgacagttactatcaattATAATAGAACTTATGGAACTAATATAGCCAAAAAAGTTTTCTCATTTTgtaagtaagtaattttttttccaGTCCTCTCTCAGAATAATCAACGTATCAGAGAATAAACTAACGGATATGGCGTGGGCGAAGCCTCTGAGACGATTGGAGGTGCTTATAGCCAAGAAGAACATGTTGCATGATTATCAGGTATTCATGtagaatattatatgtattgatTATAGTAATAAAGTGCATTTCGTAACTctactcttaaaaaaaagtttaccgTATTGAAGGCTTGTGCGTGTATTACGAATGCTTAAACGAACTTTGAtgtatttaaattcatagaatGTAGTTATTCAAACTTCCTCCCAAACTTAGACGGGCGAACACCTATATGGAGCACTTAATAGATGCAAAGCAAAGGGCCATCTTTGTTCCATGTTGCATTTCAGAAATTTTTCGTACGGAAGTCGAGTTTCATTGTTGATGCAAATAGATTCCTTATACTATTTACATCAAACAAGTTTTCATCGTGTTGCATATCCACAGGCTACTGCAGATGATCTATGCACATTAGTAAGCTTAGTGGACCTTAATTTCATTGGGAACCCGATGACAAAGAAACATCGATATAAAGAGACCATCATAGCAAGGTGTTCACAGCTACGTACGTTACTtctttcatgttatttttagtaggtCTATGCAATTAGAATAAGTATTAAAGTTATTCTTTATTCGACTTACTGTCTTTATCTTTCATTATCCTGGATTAGAGGCTATAAGGAAAGAAGATTGTATTTAACAAATTTGCcattatttgtaaaaagtaCTTTGAATacgaataatttgaatatatatatttacctgaaagatttcatgcctgttgcaccttttgtttttaataattgatagaTCGACCTTTATAATCTCAAATGTCTGAATTTTACACAGGAATTCTAGACACAATTGCCATCCACAACACATCGAAGACGTTCATGCAGAACTTCGACAAAGTGGTACGTTTACGTCAACTGCACGAGAAGAACAAGATTGAACCGACTCGGAAGGGAGTGGACGAGTTCTTTGACCTGAACATGCTGCCAGGACCGAGGGCCCAGAGTGCTCTGTCGATTTACGAGTTCACTAACCAGAAGCCTAAAGGTAATTAAAAGTTCtgggtttttttatttagttaaacaCTAAACAAAACGTTGCTTAGATTTATAATTTGGAGAAAAACGATCAGTAGTAGGTTTGTTCATTCCCAAGATTTACTACGATAAAATTTTAGAAGGATTTCATGATTGGTTCTGCATCCATAAGTGATTTCAAGTTGTGAAATTTTGAGTCCAGAACACTCACTAAGAATTCGCGatctattgaaatgtttttagatAGCATCATAATTTCGATCTATGCTGTAGTAATCGTACCAAATACCTTTGACAATGAGGAAATAAAGGATTGACATCGAACCATTGAATTGATTGAAGGAAGACGACCTAAAcaattcatattaattattatagctTTTCTAAGTAGATCATGGGCATAATTGTATCGTTTGTACGACTATATTGACTGAATCTGACGTATTGCCAAGTTCAAGGCAGGTCTAATTGGCTTATTGTCTATCAATCCATTGATATTTACTCTATTAATATGACTTAGAACGAACCTAGACCTTGTAAGACAATCACTCAAGGATTTGTAAGGAACAACTCCagaatcaaattatatttaaaaaaaagaaacaatttaactAACGGTGTTTTTCACTAACCATGTTTTCCTTTCAAATTGTGGATTTCATCATATGCAAAGTGTAAAATTAGCTAGGCAAAGACCTCCAGACGTTTacttttcttctttattataGTTACTGCTTTCGACTCGACGTATACGTTTGCGCCGCGAGCGTTTTGGCGGACTCGGCCAGCGCCGACTGTGAGCGAGGCTATTGCGCCCCCTATGGAGCCGCCACCACCGCCGAAACAACCTCCACAAGACACCGACGCACCACCCATTAAGGGAATCTTGAAGAAACCTATGCCAATGAAATATATATAGAGActgattagtattttttattaaacaaaatcatGTGTGCCGaattatattatgtacctaattgatacaaataagtgttttttttcaacacatttgattaatttattgcagTATATACCCACACCACAAACACACAGTACGGCAGGGACAAGAGCCTGCAGTGACTAGCTATAGAAAAGACGATTAGAAGCTAAGAGTGTCACAACCTTTGTTTAGCTAAACAGCAAAACGATTTTCTAATTCTCGATAAGATAGTTTATCGGCTATAGGCTTCATCATGAGGTTACCACAGTTGGTACTTGGTAAActatggttttgttttaaatagaatttacttttattattctttattcgGCTCGACCGCTATTTGGTATTATCCGTTCTCAAGGTTCTCAAAGACAATCAGCTGAGCAATCTGTCAAAATTCAGTCAGTCTGTCAAAAACGAACAACAACAATGGAGTGAGATTATTAGGTTATGTTTACAACAACTTCACACagaaacatataaataaaaacaatagtcccgaattagttttaaaatcatgAGTAACGTACTTACAGCAGCTTACGAAGTTCTAAATGACGAGTCAACTGGTAAATATTGCGTTAGATGACAAGTTAAAACTTAGCAACGACGgacgataatattttttttcttttagctttATATTTAGGCGAAGACATAGCAGAAACAGGCGTGTTAGAGCCTTTACAGTTCCATAGAGATTATGTAGCGAAAAATATCCCGGTTGTTATTAGAGGCGGCTGTGCGAGCTGGCCGGCCGTGTCCAAATGGAACGCAAATTATTTTAGGTAAATTagtcatatatttaaatttgtgtttcATTCAATAGAGATTAACACTGTGTGTGAGTGGCTTGTGGCAAATTCTCATGGTCTACATTAAATATgcctgttataaaaatattttaaagcagTGTTGTTTTGCTGACtaacaaaactataaacttgttcatctttttattaatattacgaCCTATTCTATACTTGTATGATCAAGGAATACACACTGTATCCTATGGCATGATTAACTGCACATATCTTTTTAAAAGTCCTGTGAAACATTAAtctcttaataataatattgttatttcaggGAAATAATTCCAGATAAACAAGTAACAGTAGCTATCACTCCTAATGGACTGGCTGACGGTATCACTAAGAATGACCAGGGGGAGGAGGTGTTTGTTCTGCCGTACGAGACCACTATGACCATGTCGGAGTTCTTGGATTGCTTGCAAGAGAAAAAGTGGGTTAAAATCActgttgttttataattgagTTAAACTCGACTTTGCTGTGGCACAGGCACCATAATAATATAGCTTAGCTTAAAAAGCAGCTGAATAAGTTATATTCTAACAGAACTTGTATTTTGCCTCATCACAAATACAGCTCATGGCAGAGATGAGCGGAAGAAGAGGCAGGCGTTTGCACAGCTGTGGGACATTCccactaataataataattgattatcACAGAATTATAATTGTATAGTACCTgtttgtgaaatatattttgtaaaattagtgtaatatttttgttttttacaacttctactgttataattaaaattaaacattaaagaCTTTTTTCGTAGTAACTTTCGTAATAATggggataaaaaaaaatacttatttgaataCTTATCATTTTTATGTTCACAGAGAGAACTTTATACCATACATCCAGAAACAGAACTCCAACTTGACTTCAGAATTCCCCGAGCTGATACAGGATGTGTACACGGAGATCCCGTTTGCGAGTGAAGCCTTCAACAAAACCCCTGATGCTGTCAACTTCTGGATGGGCGATGAGAGGGCTGTCACCTCTAGTAAGTAGAactatttctgtttttaatgttattttttcttggGCCGAGTTTGCACCAAATTGCATAGACAGCCGCTGCTGTGCAAGTGAAGCATTTTCGGGCATAATTACTTTTTGATCACACTAGAGCTCATCATTAGTTTTTTCAGATTCAGGGCTGacactttttcttcttttattggGATAACAAACAATCGTACAATCCACAAAAACACTTGGTTTGAAGCAGGCTtatctcaatattttattttaatctgtctTTGTACTTGAGCCTATCCAAGTAAACTGTTTTAATCTGACTTTCCATCTAACAATTGAAAACACGCTCGTAGTTCTGCTTTTAAACGTTTTTGCACTTTATTTTCATAGTCATAAAGTTCATTCTTGTCTGGcacaaaaaatcaaacaacttcaccaccttaaaaaaataagaaaaaacaagaaaacaccTATGACGACAAGCTTGTTCACAACCTAAACATCTCTTTCAGTGCACAAAGATCCCTACGAGAACATATACTGCGTGATAGACGGATTCAAAGAGTTTATACTAATACCACCAACGGACTTACCATTTGTACCATACAAGACTTTCTCCCAGGCTGAGTTCAAGTTTGATACGAGCGTTAACAAGTGGAATATTATACAGAACTTCCCTACGGATAAGGCGAAGCAGACGGACACCGAGCTGGATGTAGCCAATGATGTGGATTTGGAACCGTCTTATAAGCTACCCTGGATTTGTGTTGGTGAGTCATTATATGATGCAAAATTCACGCCTTGAGGGACTCCTGACCTGATAtatgaacattttattatggatagattttgttttttggataTTTGGTAGCTTCGATTTAAATTTATGGAGCTTCGGGAACCCGGGATTTTTAGTCAATTTCGCGTGTTTTTATCACggcataatataatattcataagcTTTTTTTAGAAGCTTTTGGGAAAAAATGTGGTTTTCCTAAAGTAGCTAAGCATTAAAGTCCACTTACTTcttggtatatttatttaaaacaaaagtagcaATCTATAGAATGTATAACGAcgacatatatacatatacagaTTTTGCTACTTAGTTTAGGAATGCTAAAACTACAGccttaatgttatttttccaGACCCCCTGGCCCCAAATTACACAAAGCATCCTGAATTCAAGAAGGCCCATAAATACACAGTCCGTCTCCAAAAAGGCGACTGCTTGTATCTCCCTAGTCTATGGTTCCACCACGTCACGCAGAGCCACGGCTGCATAGCTGTCAACTATTGGTACGACATGGAGTTTGACGTCAAATACTGCTATTTCAAAATGTTGGAGAAATTGTGCGGGAAATATTAGTATTGCCATATTGAATAACACCATGAAAGCAGGCAAAGATAGGGTTGCAATGACTAAAAAGTGATAAACTGATAAGCTAATCGTTAGATTTACCAAACTTTTGAATTAGGACTTTGTAAAAACCttgcattattataaattttccaACAGcataaaacaatgtaaataaccacattttattatattaaacacgATAGTAAGCTGGTAATATTTTTCGACTAAATGTCCTTGTACTTACATCAACAAAAAACAGCGCATTGGTTTTGCCAACTTAAGGTAAACttcacaatttatattaatattataactgtaCTAAATGTACAACTAGCAATAGTAACtacctaaaataaattgttattatttattaagttaccGAAATTTGTAAcaccaaataatttataaataagagtTGTTAATAAAAGCCTTTGAGAcggtacattattttattaaacagagCAAAAGTAACGTGATAAATGTTATTGACACTGGTTTCAGGTATCTCGAGCGATTGTGTTTTAAGCCGACCAAACGAACATTCTGGAACAAACATATGTATATCTGTATTATTAGAAGGTCGTCTTCTGTGCAACTTAGATACAAAAGTTTTTCAGTGACCAATGGTGTTTTAAGACTGAGGGCACAAAAaagtgcacggatagcagagtggtcaATCGTCCGTCGTTATAGATGTCGTTtcttaaccgacttcaaaatggGGAGGGTAACAATTCGGTCAGTATTATTACTTCAGGGGTCGGGCATATTTTGTTGCCTAAGAGCTACTTGCACTCAAAAATACCATTACCAAAACAGTCTTAAAACTGTTTTCCAACTGTAACGCACGCGGGACCACTTCGATGTCTTGTCAGATACCAGCAAgcgataaatatttgatttctaTAGAACTACCTAGTATAAAATCATCTGCTATAACTAAGGTTCCCTGAGTAAGTCGGCAAAAAGTATCTACGTTAGCGTAGTAGTTACTTATAGGAAAGTTGTTGATTAGAGgaataaagttgttaaaataaatttgaacgtTTGAACTGAGTTGATGCTGACCGGGTATCTTACCATGATATCGGGGTAGACGTTGGACCGCGGGCTGAGGTAGTCCATCTTGCAGAGTCCTCGCGGCGAGCACACGCCCACCTTGTTGCGCGCCACGCACACGGAGCCCGGCG
The genomic region above belongs to Trichoplusia ni isolate ovarian cell line Hi5 chromosome 5, tn1, whole genome shotgun sequence and contains:
- the LOC113494215 gene encoding exosome complex component MTR3-like isoform X1; translated protein: MPLDYRRFNGPDDSVSYKRFTKDYLKTYDELYKELLDDKGVRKDGRALSEARSMCMFFARTDMVSQAKGSAYVELRKTKVVCSVFDPREIPHQNEFSQLGQIFCEVKFAPFSCPRRRRPHAPDAEEKALSVALRKALEPTVCRHLFPNYQVDVFIYILEHDGACLSAAINAAGLALADAAVPMYDIITACSVAIVGDRLFVDPTEAEEHVATISPETNSNHGVITMSMLSELKQISDFALVGSLDTECVNTAMDILEKECESLVPQMQKVLVTNIVKSFEQRQRLEEEANEREQALNIKMEEWRKLLNAG
- the LOC113494215 gene encoding exosome complex component MTR3-like isoform X2, with protein sequence MPLDYRRFNGPDDSVSYKRFTKDYLKTYDELYKELLDDKGVRKDGRALSEARSMFARTDMVSQAKGSAYVELRKTKVVCSVFDPREIPHQNEFSQLGQIFCEVKFAPFSCPRRRRPHAPDAEEKALSVALRKALEPTVCRHLFPNYQVDVFIYILEHDGACLSAAINAAGLALADAAVPMYDIITACSVAIVGDRLFVDPTEAEEHVATISPETNSNHGVITMSMLSELKQISDFALVGSLDTECVNTAMDILEKECESLVPQMQKVLVTNIVKSFEQRQRLEEEANEREQALNIKMEEWRKLLNAG
- the LOC113494215 gene encoding exosome complex component MTR3-like isoform X3; translation: MVSQAKGSAYVELRKTKVVCSVFDPREIPHQNEFSQLGQIFCEVKFAPFSCPRRRRPHAPDAEEKALSVALRKALEPTVCRHLFPNYQVDVFIYILEHDGACLSAAINAAGLALADAAVPMYDIITACSVAIVGDRLFVDPTEAEEHVATISPETNSNHGVITMSMLSELKQISDFALVGSLDTECVNTAMDILEKECESLVPQMQKVLVTNIVKSFEQRQRLEEEANEREQALNIKMEEWRKLLNAG
- the LOC113494217 gene encoding splicing factor 3B subunit 5, whose product is MGERYNIHSQLEHLQSKYIGTGHADTTKYEWLTNQHRDSCCSYMGHPDLLSYFAIVENESKARVKFNLMERMLQPCGPPPEKPED
- the LOC113494218 gene encoding uncharacterized protein LOC113494218 is translated as MNNLPKLSDLKLSEEKMRKQAKKILRQKNLEILKRPTHLFMHEKSLSKIPVPKNPGHILYAYYHNNLLTKIENLEHLYNVTHLHLQWNKITKMEGFDSLHCLKKLYLGNNKISVVENLEGLKYLEELHIEKQNVDCPDALCFDPRTLIYIGSSLRIINVSENKLTDMAWAKPLRRLEVLIAKKNMLHDYQATADDLCTLVSLVDLNFIGNPMTKKHRYKETIIARCSQLRILDTIAIHNTSKTFMQNFDKVVRLRQLHEKNKIEPTRKGVDEFFDLNMLPGPRAQSALSIYEFTNQKPKVTAFDSTYTFAPRAFWRTRPAPTVSEAIAEIIPDKQVTVAITPNGLADGITKNDQGEEVFVLPYETTMTMSEFLDCLQEKKENFIPYIQKQNSNLTSEFPELIQDVYTEIPFASEAFNKTPDAVNFWMGDERAVTSMHKDPYENIYCVIDGFKEFILIPPTDLPFVPYKTFSQAEFKFDTSVNKWNIIQNFPTDKAKQTDTELDVANDVDLEPSYKLPWICVDPLAPNYTKHPEFKKAHKYTVRLQKGDCLYLPSLWFHHVTQSHGCIAVNYWYDMEFDVKYCYFKMLEKLCGKY